A stretch of the Chloroflexota bacterium genome encodes the following:
- a CDS encoding tubulin-like doman-containing protein — protein sequence MADGDSHIKDNGWMQRKPTLVPTLIVGLGGTGVGTVRAFKRRLRQAWGIPPGEEGPGIIQLLGVDTVPWTNLPGEEYLQRHEYAYIGGYNATQVLRHLENHPTVSAWWNWDARQVPLGQIHSGARQTRCVGRLSFFRRYRTFWNHLEPKLNRMASVATIEEAENQGYPVVRQGGLRHIYVVSSLCGGTGSGIFLDVAQKLRDTFQEQAIITGVFTLPSVFVDELDSDLQKSRVQANAYAALKELDYFQSGHDFEVQYPGEQALVISRPFDRIYLVDRQNRRGEVLDSIEDVMEMSGHQIFLETVSHIGSHIWAYDVNITQERSDAGQSLLAYSSFATSSLVVPQERMREYCALQYAARLLDQGLLRELTPADMNSLEGRADALTLQLDDVLHHRHAAAGGQTTPVDPGSAPQEAWDEEEEWDDSATSPSSPWEEEVDEPQAAADAAQWSPESFHRLLDELQAEIHDAARRYGLRGALFFASALHRLNTARQQASRADEEALIQRIETVENRLRQVRDPAIVNLLGFWPFDMLFVNNLKRATQQERMVLSDHLGQLQYDLRMEQAAKGVWSRLLPVFDGMEGSIEGRIGEAETARNKGITEGMRLFFRLRRQAEQETIYDLTSDAVDEAYITDEFEPDNWRRILAHRLEDSLDNLVGDPLIFQVQVTLAERRTLLESSFSETLSLRTDAGQVLGEAESRPLSWLDMHEYLMAHSRRVVDHAIPVEEFRLERILAANRAMLGERFKQLFSRCHPFWRYDLDKGGFDEQDLEHTILVGVDDDLRHVKLYDGLLRDYAEYERVSTGDPTRIDACRIEHGLPITYLEAMSDYFRHYLDFIKRGPLHLDSSWRNLPDIVLQGDLQGNGKLIVEDLTPTEIDAGDSDRFPQK from the coding sequence ATGGCAGATGGTGACAGCCATATCAAAGACAACGGCTGGATGCAACGCAAACCAACCCTGGTTCCGACCCTGATCGTTGGCCTGGGTGGCACCGGCGTGGGCACGGTGCGCGCCTTCAAACGACGCCTGCGTCAGGCCTGGGGCATCCCGCCCGGCGAGGAGGGACCGGGGATCATCCAGTTGTTGGGTGTGGATACCGTTCCCTGGACGAATCTGCCCGGCGAGGAGTATCTGCAGCGACACGAATATGCCTACATCGGTGGCTATAATGCTACCCAGGTGCTTCGCCACCTGGAAAATCACCCTACGGTGAGTGCCTGGTGGAACTGGGATGCCCGGCAGGTGCCTCTTGGCCAGATTCACAGCGGTGCCCGCCAGACTCGCTGCGTTGGCCGGCTCTCTTTCTTCCGCCGCTATCGCACCTTCTGGAATCACCTGGAACCGAAGCTGAATCGAATGGCGTCGGTCGCAACCATCGAGGAGGCTGAAAACCAGGGTTATCCGGTTGTTCGCCAGGGAGGATTACGTCACATTTACGTGGTGTCCTCCTTATGCGGTGGCACCGGATCTGGAATCTTCCTCGACGTGGCACAAAAGCTTCGGGATACCTTTCAGGAGCAGGCGATCATTACCGGGGTTTTCACTTTGCCGTCTGTTTTCGTGGATGAACTTGATAGCGACCTGCAGAAATCCCGCGTTCAGGCCAACGCCTATGCCGCGTTGAAAGAGCTGGACTACTTCCAGAGCGGCCACGATTTTGAGGTTCAATATCCTGGCGAGCAAGCTCTTGTGATCAGCCGGCCCTTTGATCGGATCTACCTGGTAGATCGCCAGAATCGACGGGGTGAGGTCCTGGACAGCATCGAGGATGTGATGGAGATGAGCGGGCACCAGATATTTCTGGAGACCGTATCCCACATAGGCTCCCACATCTGGGCCTATGATGTCAATATCACTCAAGAGCGTAGTGATGCCGGCCAAAGTCTGTTGGCCTACAGTAGCTTTGCTACCTCTTCGTTGGTTGTGCCGCAGGAGCGCATGCGGGAGTATTGTGCATTGCAATACGCCGCCCGGTTACTCGATCAGGGCCTGCTCCGGGAGTTGACCCCGGCTGATATGAACAGCCTGGAGGGGCGGGCCGATGCACTGACCCTGCAGTTGGATGATGTGTTGCACCACCGGCACGCTGCCGCGGGTGGACAGACAACGCCGGTCGATCCTGGTTCGGCCCCCCAGGAGGCGTGGGACGAGGAGGAGGAATGGGACGACTCGGCGACTTCGCCATCTTCTCCCTGGGAGGAGGAAGTGGATGAACCCCAGGCGGCGGCAGATGCCGCTCAATGGTCGCCGGAGTCGTTTCACCGGCTGCTCGACGAGTTGCAGGCTGAAATCCATGACGCCGCTCGCCGCTATGGGCTGCGCGGTGCCCTCTTCTTCGCCAGTGCCCTGCACCGGCTGAACACGGCGCGCCAGCAGGCCAGTCGTGCCGACGAGGAGGCGTTGATTCAGCGCATCGAGACTGTAGAGAACCGGCTCAGGCAGGTACGGGATCCAGCGATCGTCAATCTGCTGGGCTTCTGGCCCTTCGACATGCTTTTCGTCAACAACCTGAAGCGTGCCACCCAACAGGAACGGATGGTACTCTCCGATCATCTCGGTCAATTGCAATACGATCTGCGCATGGAACAGGCCGCCAAGGGGGTTTGGAGTCGGCTGCTACCCGTTTTCGATGGCATGGAAGGTAGCATCGAAGGACGTATCGGTGAGGCAGAGACCGCTCGCAATAAGGGTATTACGGAAGGGATGCGCCTTTTCTTCCGATTGCGCCGGCAAGCGGAACAGGAGACGATCTATGATCTGACCAGCGATGCCGTCGACGAAGCATATATCACTGATGAGTTTGAACCCGACAATTGGCGCCGTATCCTGGCCCACCGTCTCGAGGACTCCCTTGACAACCTGGTGGGCGACCCCCTCATTTTCCAGGTGCAGGTAACGCTGGCCGAGCGTCGAACCTTGCTGGAATCCTCGTTCAGCGAGACCCTCTCCCTGCGGACCGACGCGGGCCAGGTATTGGGTGAGGCAGAGAGCCGGCCCTTGAGTTGGCTCGATATGCACGAATACCTGATGGCTCATAGCCGGCGTGTTGTCGACCACGCGATTCCGGTGGAGGAGTTCCGTCTCGAACGCATTCTGGCTGCCAACCGGGCCATGCTCGGGGAGCGCTTCAAGCAGCTTTTCTCTCGCTGCCATCCATTCTGGCGCTACGATCTGGACAAGGGTGGGTTTGATGAACAGGATCTGGAACACACGATCCTGGTTGGTGTCGACGACGACCTCCGGCATGTCAAGCTTTACGACGGGTTGCTGAGGGATTACGCTGAGTATGAACGGGTCTCGACCGGTGATCCCACCCGGATCGATGCCTGTCGGATCGAACATGGCCTTCCGATCACCTACCTGGAGGCGATGAGCGATTACTTTCGCCATTACCTGGACTTTATCAAGCGCGGTCCGTTGCATCTCGATAGCAGCTGGCGTAACCTGCCGGATATTGTTCTGCAAGGCGATTTGCAAGGAAACGGCAAGTTGATTGTTGAGGATCTCACGCCTACGGAGATTGACGCTGGAGACAGCGATCGTTTCCCGCAAAAGTAA